CATTTTTATATGGTTTTTATAATCTTGAAAGTTCAAGTGCGGTAGTTGTTGGGGTTGATTTTGCAAATTTAAAGCTTACCAAGCCTTTTATGGAGGTTTTAAAAGGAAGCTTTTCTTTGAGTGATTTTAGTGAAGATAGTGCCTTTGTGGGGGCTGATTTAGCTAAACAATTAGAGCTTAAAATAGGACAAGAATTGCAAATTTATAACCCAAGTATATCTAAAATAGTCAAAGTAAAAATCAAAGCTATTTTAAGAAGCAATGATGAGCAAGATGGGGTTTTAATCATCTCTTTAAAAAAAGCTCAAGAGTTAGCAGCTAAAGAAGTGATAAATTATGCTCAAGCTATTTTACTAGGTGATTATGAAAGCTTAGATCAAAAAGCAAAAGAACTTAGCAAGGCTAATGTAGAAGCCAAAGTCATAGCTTCAGTATCCATTAGTGAAGGTGTGATTTTAGAAAAGATCAAGGCTTTGATGGCTTTGATTAGTTTAACTATTTTGCTCATTAGTTCTTTGAGTGTAAATACCACTCTTAGTGCAGTGATTTTTTCAAGAAAAAAAGAAATAGCCTTGCACCTTGCACTAGGAGCTAAGTATAAAGAAGTTATTAAACTTTTTGGAGCTGAAGTGTTTATTTTAAGCTTGAGTGCGAGTTTGCTCGGCGCTTTTTGCGGATATTTTTTAGCAAATATTTTTGGGTATTTGATTTTTAATGCAAGTATAGATTTTAGATTGCTTTCGGTGTTTTTTGCAGTGCTTGTTTCTTTAGTATTTGCATTTTTTGCAAGTATCTTACCGCTAAAAAAAGCTTTAAAAATCAATGTTTGTGAAAATTTAAAGGGTGAGTGATGAAAAATATTATAAAAATTTCAAATTTAAATCGTAATTTTAATGAAGTTAAAGCTTTGCAAAATATCAACCTAGAAGTAAAGCAAGGCGAATGGCTAGCCATTATGGGCCCATCAGGTTCAGGTAAATCAACACTTTTAAATATACTTTCTTTAATGGATACTCAAAGTAGTGGGGAGTATTTTTTAGATGATAAAGAAGTTGGAAATTTAAGTGAAGAAGAAAAAAGCGTAATTAGAAGAGAAAAAATAGGTTTGATTTTTCAACAATTTCATTTAATACCTTATTTAAATGCTTTAGAAAATGTCATGCTAGCTCAGTTTTATCACTCAAGTATAGAACAAAAAGACGCTATAATGGCACTAGAAAAAGTAGGGCTTTCACACAGACTTACGCATTTACCTAGCCAATTAAGTGGCGGGGAGCAACAAAGGCTATGTATAGCAAGAGCTTTAGTGAATGATCCTGAAATTTTATTAGCAGATGAGCCAACTGGAAATTTAGATGAGGCAAATGAAAAAAATATTCTAGAGCTTTTTTGTAAATTAAAACAAGATGGTAAAACCATAGTTTTAATCACTCACAATCCAGACTTA
This genomic window from Campylobacter lari contains:
- a CDS encoding ABC transporter permease — translated: MGNNFFMQEVFKSLIFSYKRVCIIFIAVFMGAMVSASFFNIYFDIDTKLSKELKAYGANFIITPKDDEFLSMDEFNQAKENLKAKALTPFLYGFYNLESSSAVVVGVDFANLKLTKPFMEVLKGSFSLSDFSEDSAFVGADLAKQLELKIGQELQIYNPSISKIVKVKIKAILRSNDEQDGVLIISLKKAQELAAKEVINYAQAILLGDYESLDQKAKELSKANVEAKVIASVSISEGVILEKIKALMALISLTILLISSLSVNTTLSAVIFSRKKEIALHLALGAKYKEVIKLFGAEVFILSLSASLLGAFCGYFLANIFGYLIFNASIDFRLLSVFFAVLVSLVFAFFASILPLKKALKINVCENLKGE
- a CDS encoding ABC transporter ATP-binding protein, which codes for MKNIIKISNLNRNFNEVKALQNINLEVKQGEWLAIMGPSGSGKSTLLNILSLMDTQSSGEYFLDDKEVGNLSEEEKSVIRREKIGLIFQQFHLIPYLNALENVMLAQFYHSSIEQKDAIMALEKVGLSHRLTHLPSQLSGGEQQRLCIARALVNDPEILLADEPTGNLDEANEKNILELFCKLKQDGKTIVLITHNPDLATFADRTIILSHGVMKSEN